The following are encoded in a window of Megachile rotundata isolate GNS110a chromosome 2, iyMegRotu1, whole genome shotgun sequence genomic DNA:
- the LOC143266633 gene encoding uncharacterized protein LOC143266633 yields the protein MTHLEKVVQNFQKQNVSEMSYNYKKCQTSHFDPLGSSSVKNVYPHKHQFFSAEAYAVHDTLNHIRYTSKSQNHAIYTDSMSVVRAIANTAKINKNVIIRNSLTLYSELVSSKQTAHIIWIPSHQGINGNTQANSSAKEATTMQSDLQPTPIPHQEFIHHYKVKIQEEWNSIWNSHPTKIHRIVSNFFEDIPQKHLTRKERIVLARLRTGHCRLTHECLIKKIDPPMCCGTLLTVDHFLYSCQKYRTQRLKLNSTTALASEKHTRNTIVFLKETVVIPEAKEIFEVDIDFYKNRTLLDF from the exons ATGACTCATCTCG AAAAAGTCGTGCAAAATTTTCAGAAACAAAATGTATCTGAAATGAGTTATAATTATAAGAAATGTCAAACAAGTCATTTTGACCCccttggtagttctagtgttaaaaacGTTTACCCGCACAAACATCAATTTTTTTCTGCTGAAGCCTATGCAGTACACGATACACTTAATCATATACGATACACcagcaaatcccaaaatcacgcaATTTACACTGACTCCATGAGTGTAGTTCGTGCTATAGCAAACACtgccaaaattaacaaaaacgtTATTATCAGGAACTCTTTAACACTATACTCAGAACTTGTCTCCTCCAAGCAAACGGCACATATTATATGGATCCCCTCACACCAAGGAATAAATGGAAACACGCAAGCAAACTCCAGCGCCAAAGAAGCAACCACCATGCAGTCCGATCTCCAGCCAACACCAATCCCACATCAGGAATTCATCCACCACTATAAAGTAAAAATTCAGGAAGAATGGAACAGTATATGGAATTCCCATCCAACCAAAATTCACAGAATAGTCTCAAACTTTTTCGAAGACATCCCACAAAAACACCTGACCAGGAAGGAAAGAATAGTTCTTGCCCGCTTAAGAACCGGCCATTGCAGACTCACACATGAGTGTCTCATAAAAAAGATAGATCCTCCCATGTGCTGTGGAACTTTGCTTACAGTTGACCACTTCCTGTACTCGTGTCAAAAATACCGTACTCAACGATTGAAACTCAACTCAACCACCGCCCTCGCATCAGAAAAACACACAAGAAATACCATAGTCTTCCTGAAAGAAACTGTCGTGATCCCGGAGGCAAAAGAAATATTCGAAGTCGatatagatttttataaaaacagaACTTTATTAGACTTTTGA